One part of the Salmo salar chromosome ssa10, Ssal_v3.1, whole genome shotgun sequence genome encodes these proteins:
- the LOC106561663 gene encoding uncharacterized protein isoform X4 yields MEIDNGAVREGVLVPVLPGSKNFDNSIRPPLQNSYMYKESKQSFRYNSAFLINNATLQERYEAFRTKRRDMGYSEEEMEESYGFLLFDDENKANKVGETGVVPGHSTCTTLGDPSKGVYVSKYSDCLDLNRWYHGKSGYIAIIRLTKGRVREVTENYTVNYTSPSNGFDCHVSEQLSSVSANTSSFLAFERTQYYMYELPVGGPVQPPSHVCPFAIVAFSYWDTKTPASEEEEKSAEEKTVFHYYPWRGQLQISSQIYHVALKSSTGPLIPAKLPTMMSVDGAIQMSDLRQKLPKAIFETCFSGEVSLEGMGCSLYELAPSEAEDISLAQLTQDLKEKDLALTIQLNDNGFLILLHSSHFLTYEDTGSSKPEVLQGMFVFPDCRAIHRDTKICWKKPFLSPECLQVVPALNYAEAEVEKCLPSPSGELRGLLEQHIQSYASLIHPGLTISPSREASIFPDQFDVPDALKYLYSAPKWTEMGWKRLKSYFHQPGSFELSVSRATELLVAGREERGDEPDDDVYYCLSSPEGSPMSPASLGGPEEQQSGGQSPGDTADTAADFSKALAVSMEDFEKPGKTMEDSNAPDKAVKEGNNLLSKEVQERLPSDLSKPLIPAEDFGKPGLNKAHSNAPGTNLPRKEEQEELPSDLSQPAVSADDSEKPGKTKADCNAQGVRIEDEGTSLNPEEVEVDAQEKVHSDLLQPAVSAEDLRKADLATLGKADCNAPEVGVANKETNLYLKEVQKDMPSRVSQPPVSAEVLRKPSPALATKPNSKAPEAGVEDKVRTLPQKEVQEEVPSDLSQLAVSPKAFGIASMRVMKKATEVTEVSTSPASGNLPTVLVITATERTATVLPHNENLDLINTESTTNNSSSLPCAKVQDKDGSALNGQCGKANQPSKPTEVSHSSISDWRKRPRKRHRFSGLGKRILRSTVADFEEKEKEDMESMDSSEVYLLKKRKERMDIIQVNPLQKEERMDVTQVHPLKMPRELMNLIQDPPLKKKEKMDVTQVHQLKMPRELMNLIQDPPLKKKEKMDVTQVHQLKMPRELINLIQDPPLKKKEKIDVTQVHPLKMPRELRNLIQDPPLKMKKKDLIHYHPLRNKESMDLIHDDHPLKKKTERWDLKAIISECGRIFVPHGSEVIAKDIESLKIKGKVLDHKQCADEMMVEACIKVPQPIETGDGPNLELNKSDENKELPIGMLDSKDSLHEVKMADVGKMASLNPSELVLNKDTDSPSSGKHKKKRQYVAISLSQLKTVLSRGGKRSSSINPAPEDQTSPLNKKSKADTPGMDEMENVNINKANPDRTTGAVEVAKEQTFGLDPKFALALGLTPTELHNDAHKSPEKSDIPLKKDIQSRLDLVPPQATSDQTSEALPSSPSTTVILASQRRPFKKKHEHADSIRKKWWLHYRSPASLESEKVAISSQLVTLDPDVSRVVSRGRPCEGASAVSCPPADSLTLLADMARSTSNDKVLEQQSDPKALEKQDDHPSLVISDNSVKDGVSPHDPDGSILQVSISEGLQQHRKDIFADGTQTLRAFLCQQKDQNRKEPGLAPESLSKGIGCRQKFHRFRQFIEKDGSVQVTRLWKENYNFNSDSKFTNDPKDKTVIRALHGPWDFDIKDTKEQVQLIIHMWIGLFYSRSTARFCQADSSLTCLGKKDSTEVAHGMVPAHVQPETKTSSPAYIALSRIPEPEVLDLSNMGKKEAQPLSLEAEVLDLSMKTTSTVLDSLDTESKQRIDLKNHPVYLPATGLHKETISCPKRSTGVELKVYRDRVDSVMSEQSSDLGDDEDYETNNHENDSKGTLQNGVSPYERTLESDRSYILLCEQAASVYIHQEKLLETQTAQVLEGNNKKLLQKEEMTGDGEPNAARLKTMGYKDVNKEQQLKDNDSVKTIPYTEVQMDGDAANMADTVERNANEARDGAHVAISDGSESKEEMHKVDHNVKDSVEAAKPEAVHAGKDTTNKEITKTQTAVHVGKDLIDNDKALKAVHSENVPRDYENTKDQVQTAMQDGNDTKDETLAAMICGEDSGDKAPPVVCDGNTSVAEALPEISHTENDSQKATQSVVHGGNDPRGTTLPVKCNGKLYIDVEPTVVHDINGSTDEELPMGQGRDVSAGTSRVLPEMHGEIKCKGDVLPTQVFPLCDGNMPFVGEFDTLIQPNNVLGVARHEIDEADVETKEQEKELMQGQSKSDDVTTQSSTTFPPGSQHSQDETLEILTGQVEIPPIPSEDIAHTDVLHSIGEASEMAQSQVEIPFFGEEIPFIGVEKDSQDINHTEVHDTHPSQKETRITVCDSANVLSGEMLAKIVSKGTESVSRCPTVDEVLYGYIPIPDICSASLAICDADGVSKPLSTGQGYSRCPTPTEDELPFVPGFSYDHHSPNTVLLPNAKDTNSPNLDSSLALIENEKDHHEPSLSLYKARAATGLHKLHKSSNNNKPNNLEAIDNQFSQVLADPRKNPIATSTPLNTPSSSLKERSDYDPYSNMRLAAVEPDLHAHSSRHSLHSFSYSFPNTHCSVTEKAAFSVPSIHPEVLSNETTLIGNFSEIALERETFLRPALSELILQSTRLSIPSGSGPKAASQNFSVHSFTQPQPNSQQPAMIVNLSKSEDSRGQYNWEEGQTDIDPMSSDDLKSKQTDTPVRSNTNAQPYNTQYATEMRQIAVLQDYEDVMADEDVMAENEAPSVDKDNIESSLKTNWISDDKHLRSKFRLNKTRLDFINSLRQSQEWEQREFYGVLDFSKQGTSSSVTFQSEVSDKILSHMEENQHEWLKYCRAKRSGSQMDMTKEEDSSVAKPRLVTVFDRKGNRITYENYPVLKPTASMHTRTVPDSNRQGLSSFLEFSKRWDDAHNADESDLTQSSMDLETLIFSERMNQMLKRKSSSSSRYNRSRHRRSNVEERASTSSPAVTVHFSSLQEDQESSEEHWEAIPSLAGQKIRVEMPERMAMPEETDGEPQHLKKLSCTKGSEMTHVKVSDLVVDSFKAYHAMMTEVCAGKKYPSRTERLKREEAKRNSSPKSRAPSKDFCGQMKEDMYDSLHDNLNSVVRQSCKNKFRFYILVTSSDPFFRETKELLEAEGHIAVEQSQFCLGKDSPSCPLHIILRNEDIAEHICEVPHLLELKKAQNVLFAGIDRPDDIVNLTHQELFGKGGFVVFEGAALHTLSLSNMKKMSGFLEGLSKKGKWKWLLHYRDSRKLKENARSSAEAQGKKIFMDVCQEAGMVEVLPYHECDVISRERPNYLHCLVRLQVQNVSARLPVFITDTTADKAFAKHGIFTMNINSFLLISESDTCTIS; encoded by the exons ATGGAAATCGATAATGGTGCCGTGAGAGAAG GTGTGTTGGTACCTGTGCTACCAGGTTCGAAAAACTTCGACAACAGCATTCGGCCTCCACTGCAAAACTCGTACATGTACAAGGAGTCTAAGCAGTCTTTCAGATACAACTCTGCTTTCTTGATAAACAATGCTACTCTGCAGGAACGG TATGAGGCTTTCCGAACAAAGAGGAGAGACATGGGATACTCAGAGGAAGAAATGGAGGAGTCCTATGGCTTCTTGCTGTTTGACGACGAAAATAAG GCAAATAAAGTGGGAGAAACTGGTGTTGTCCCTGGACACAGCACATGTACCACACTTGGAGATCCTTCAAAGG GTGTGTACGTGTCCAAGTACTCGGACTGCCTGGACTTAAACCGCTGGTACCACGGGAAGTCTGGGTACATCGCCATCATCAGGCTCACCAAG GGCAGGGTCAGAGAGGTGACTGAGAACTACACAGTAAACTACACCTCTCCCTCTAATGGGTTTGACTGTCATGTATCAGAGCAGCTCAGTTCTGTGTCAGCCAACaccagctccttcctggcctTCGAGAGAACACAG TACTACATGTATGAGCTGCCTGTTGGAGGGCCAGTCCAGCCTCCCAGCCATGTCTGCCCATTCGCTATCGTGGCTTTCTCCTATTGGGATACCAAGACACCCgcatcagaggaggaggagaaaag TGCGGAAGAAAAAACAG TCTTTCACTACTATCCGTGGAGGGGCCAGCTCCAAATCAGCTCCCAGATCTACCATGTGGCTCTGAAGTCCAGCACAGGACCCCTAATTCCAGCTAAACT TCCAACAATGATGTCAGTTGACGGAGCAATTCAAATGTCAGATCTGAGGCAGAAATTACCGAAGGCTATATTTGAAACCTGCTTCTCCGGTGAAG TGTCTCTGGAAGGAATGGGTTGCAGTCTGTATGAGCTTGCACCCAGTGAGGCTGAAGACATCTCTCTCGCTCAGCTCACACAGGACCTCAAGGAGAAAGACCTG GCCCTCACAATACAGCTGAATGATAATGGTTTTCTTATACTGTTACATTCATCTCACTTCCTCACATATGAAG ATACTGGGTCCAGTAAGCCAGAGGTATTGCAGGGGATGTTTGTGTTTCCAGACTGCAGAGCTAtacatagag ACACCAAGATCTGCTGGAAGAAGCCCTTCCTCTCACCAGAGTGCCTCCAGGTGGTGCCGGCACTGAACTACGCAGAGGCAGAGGTGGAAAAGTGCCTCCCTTCGCCAAGCGGGGAGCTACGTGGTTTACTAGAGCAGCATATTCAGAGCTACGCTTCCCTCATCCACCCTGGGCTTACCATCAGTCCATCCAGGGAGGCCAGCATCTTCCCAGATCAGTTTGATGTTCCTGATGCCCTCAAATACCTCTACTCCGCCCCCAAGTGGACTGAGATGGGATGGAAACGTCTCAAATCTTATTTCCACCAGCCGGGCTCCTTTGAGCTGTCGGTGTCCAGAGCCACGGAGCTTCTGGTGGCAGGGCGAGAGGAGCGAGGAGATGAGCCGGATGATGATGTCTACTACTGTCTGTCATCTCCAGAGGGGTCCCCCATGAGTCCTGCTAGTCTGGGTGGCCCAGAGGAGCAGCAGTCAGGGGGACAGTCCCCAGGAGACACAGCTGACACAGCAGCAGACTTTAGTAAAGCACTTGCTGTGTCAATGGAGGACTTTGAGAAACCTGGTAAGACTATGGAAGACAGTAATGCACCAGACAAAGCAGTAAAGGAAGGAAATAACTTGCTTTCGAAGGAAGTGCAAGAAAGGTTGCCCTCTGATCTTAGCAAGCCTCTAATCCCTGCAGAGGATTTTGGGAAACCTGGCTTGAACAAGGCACACAGTAATGCACCAGGGACAAATTTGCCTCgaaaagaggagcaggaggagctccCCTCTGATCTTTCTCAACCTGCTGTGTCAGCAGATGACTCTGAAAAACCTGGGAAGACCAAGGCTGACTGTAATGCACAAGGGGTAAGAATAGAGGATGAAGGGACAAGTTTGAACCCAGAGGAGGTTGAAGTTGATGCACAAGAAAAGGTGCATTCTGATCTTTTACAGCCTGCAGTCTCTGCAGAGGACTTGAGGAAAGCTGACCTGGCAACATTGGGCAAGGCAGACTGTAATGCACCAGAGGTAGGAGTAGCGAATAAAGAGACTAACTTGTACCTGAAGGAGGTGCAAAAGGATATGCCCTCTCGTGTTTCACAGCCTCCAGTCTCTGCAGAGGTCTTGAGGAAACCTAGTCCGGCCCTGGCGACCAAGCCCAACAGCAAGGCACCAGAGGCAGGCGTAGAGGATAAAGTGAGAACTTTGCCTCAGAAGGAGGTGCAAGAGGAGGTTCCCTCTGATCTTTCCCAGCTTGCAGTGTCGCCAAAGGCTTTTGGGATAGCCAGTATGAGAGTGATGAAAAAGGCCACAGAGGTGACAGAGGTTTCAACCTCACCTGCATCAGGTAACCTCCCAACAGTGTTAGTCATCACTGCCACTGAAAGAACTGCAACCGTTTTACCTCACAATGAGAACCTTGACTTGATCAACACAGAGTCCACCACAAATAACTCCTCCAGTTTGCCTTGCGCCAAAGTACAGGATAAGGACGGAAGTGCTCTCAATGGGCAATGTGGCAAGGCCAATCAGCCTTCAAAACCCACAGAGGTCAGTCATTCCTCTATATCTGATTGGAGGAAACGGCCAAGgaaacgtcatagatttagcggATTGGGTAAAAGGATCTTGAGGTCTACAGTGGCTGACTttgaagagaaagaaaaagaggacATGGAAAGTATGGATTCAAGTGAAGTCTACCTATTAAAAAAGAGAAAGGAACGGATGGATATAATTCAAGTTAACCCATTGCAAAAGGAGGAAAGGATGGATGTAACCCAAGTTCACCCATTGAAAATGCCAAGAGAACTAATGAATTTGATCCAAGATCCCCCATTGAAAAAGAAGGAAAAGATGGATGTGACCCAAGTTCACCAATTGAAAATGCCAAGAGAACTGATGAATTTGATCCAAGATCCCCCATTGAAAAAGAAGGAAAAGATGGATGTGACCCAAGTTCACCAATTGAAAATGCCAAGAGAACTGATAAATTTGATCCAAGATCCCCCATTGAAAAAGAAGGAAAAGATAGATGTGACCCAAGTTCACCCATTGAAAATGCCAAGAGAATTGAGGAATTTGATCCAAGATCCCccattgaaaatgaaaaaaaaggatTTAATCCACTATCACCCATTGAGAAATAAAGAAAGTATGGATTTGATTCATGATGACCATCCATTGAAAAAGAAGACAGAACGGTGGGACTTGAAGGCAATCATCTCCGAATGTGGTAGAATTTTTGTCCCTCACGGTTCAGAAGTTATCGCCAAGGATATAGAATCTTTGAAAATTAAGGGGAAAGTGTTAGATCACAAACAATGTGCTGATGAGATGATGGTTGAAGCTTGTATCAAAGTCCCCCAACCcatagaaacaggagatggacctAACCTAGAGTTGAACAAGTCAGATGAGAACAAAGAGTTGCCCATAGGGATGttagacagtaaagacagtctgCATGAGGTCAAAATGGCTGATGTAGGCAAGATGGCCTCTCTGAATCCCTCAGAACTGGTCCTGAACAAAGACACGGATTCTCCTTCCTCAGGAAAACACAAAAAGAAGCGTCAATATGTTGCAATATCCCTGAGTCAACTAAAGACAGTTCTTtcaagagggggaaagaggagttCATCCATCAATCCTGCTCCAGAAGATCAAACATCACCCTTGAACAAGAAAAGCAAGGCTGATACTCCTGGCATGGATGAAATGGAAAATGTTAATATCAACAAAGCCAACCCGGACAGAACCACAGGTGCTGTTGAAGTTGCAAAGGAACAGACATTTGGCCTAGACCCAAAGTTTGCATTAGCGTTAGGCTTGACTCCTACGGAGTTGCATAATGACGCACACAAATCTCCAGAAAAAAGTGATATTCCATTAAAGAAAGATATTCAGAGCAGACTGGACCTGGTCCCACCTCAAGCCACATCTGACCAAACGTCTGAGGCGTTGCCTAGCTCCCCTTCAACAACAGTCATCTTAGCGAGTCAGAGGAGACCATTCAAAAAGAAACACGAGCACGCAGACTCCATTAGGAAAAAAT GGTGGTTGCATTATCGCTCACCAGCTTCTTTAGAAAGTGAGAAAGTAGCTATATCCTCCCAACTAGTGACACTTGACCCGGATGTCAGCCGTGTTGTCAGTAGGGGTAGGCCCTGCGAAGGTGCCAGCGCTGTATCATGCCCACCTGCAGATTCTCTGACCCTATTGGCCGATATGGCTCGCAGTACTAGTAATGACAAGGTACTGGAACAACAGTCAGACCCAAAGGCTCTTGAGAAACAAGATGACCACCCAAGTTTGGTGATAAGTGACAACAGTGTCAAAGATGGCGTCTCTCCTCATGATCCAGATG GTTCAATCCTTCAAGTCTCCATTTCGGAGGGACTTCAGCAGCATCGCAAGGATATCTTTGCTGACGGAACTCAAACACTACGGGCCTTCCTGTGTCAGCAGAAGGACCAGAACAGGAAGGAACCCGGATTGGCTCCGGAATCCCTGAGCAAAGGAATCGGGTGCAGGCAGAAGTTCCATCGCTTCCGGCAGTTCATTGAAAAAGATGGCTCAGTTCAAGTGACAAGGCTGTGGAAGGAAAACTATAACTTTAATTCAGACAGCAAGTTTACCAACGACCCTAAGGATAAAACAGTTATTAGAGCCCTACATGG CCCATGGGATTTTGACATTAAGGACACAAAGGAACAGGTTCAGCTCATTATCCACATGTGGATAGGTCTTTTCTACAGCAGGTCCACTGCGAGGTTCTGCCAGGCAGACTCAAGTCTAACATGTTTGGGAAAAAAGGATTCTACAGAAGTGGCTCATGGAATGGTACCAGCCCATGTTCAACCTGAGACCAAGACAAGTTCCCCTGCTTATATagccctctccaggataccagaACCTGAAGTTTTGGACCTTAGTAACATGGGTAAAAAAGAAGCACAACCATTAAGCCTGGAAGCTGAGGTATTGGACCTTTCAATGAAAACAACCTCAACTGTGCTAGACTCTCTAGACACAGAGTCTAAGCAGAGAATAGATTTAAAAAATCATCCAGTATACCTACCAGCAACTGGCCTGCACAAGGAAACCATCTCTTGTCCAAAACGAAGTACAGGTGTTGAGTTAAAG GTTTACAGAGACCGTGTGGACAGCGTGATGTCAGAACAATCAAGTGACCTGGGTGATGATGAAGACTATGAAACCAACAACCATGAGAATGACAGCAAGGGTACCCTCCAAAATGGTGTGTCCCCTTACGAAAGAACTTTGGAAAGTGATCGATCGTACATACTTCTGTGTGAACAGGCAGCAAGTGTGTACATTCATCAAGAAAAGCTCCTGGAGACTCAAACTGCTCAGGTTTTGGAGGGCAACAACAAAAAGCTCCTCCAAAAGGAGGAGATGACGGGTGATGGAGAACCAAACGCAGCGCGTCTTAAAACCATGGGCTATAAAGATGTCAATAAGGAGCAACAACTTAAAGATAACGATTCAGTCAAAACAATACCATACACAGAAGTGCAGATGGATGGTGATGCTGCCAATATGGCTGACACAGTTGAGCGTAATGCAAATGAAGCCAGAGATGGGGCTCACGTTGCCATCTCTGATGGCAGTGAGTCAAAAGAGGAGATGCACAAAGTAGATCACAACGTGAAGGATTCTGTTGAAGCCGCAAAACCAGAAGCAGTGCATGCTGGGAAAGATACCACAAACAAGGAAATCACAAAAACACAAACTGCTGTGCATGTTGGGAAGGATTTAATTGATAATGATAAGGCACTCAAAGCAGTGCACAGTGAAAATGTTCCCAGAGATTATGAAAACACCAAAGACCAGGTGCAAACTGCAATGCAGGATGGGAATGATACTAAAGATGAGACCCTAGCAGCGATGATTTGTGGAGAAGATTCAGGAGATAAAGCACCACCTGTGGTGTGTGATGGGAATACATCTGTGGCTGAGGCACTACCAGAGATATCACATACTGAAAATGATTCCCAAAAAGCAACACAGTCAGTGGTGCATGGTGGAAATGATCCGAGAGGTACGACACTACCTGTGAAATGTAATGGCAAGCTGTACATAGACGTAGAACCCACTGTAGTGCATGATATAAATGGTTCCACGGATGAGGAACTACCAATGGGACAGGGTAGGGATGTTTCTGCTGGGACTAGCAGAGTACTGCCAGAGATGCATGGTGAGATTAAATGTAAAGGTGATGTACTGCCCACGCAAGTATTTCCACTATGCGATGGGAACATGCCTTTTGTAGGCGAGTTTGACACACTCATTCAGCCCAATAATGTTTTAGGAGTGGCTAGACATGAAATAGATGAGGCTGATGTAGAAACTAAAGAACAGGAAAAAGAATTGATGCAGGGTCAGAGTAAATCTGATGATGTCACAACTCAAAGTTCCACAACATTCCCGCCAGGGTCCCAACATTCTCAAGACGAGACATTAGAAATACTGACAGGTCAGGTAGAAATACCACCGATTCCCAGTGAAGACATCGCACACACAGATGTTCTACATTCAATAGGTGAGGCATCAGAGATGGCGCAAAGTCAGGTAGAAATTCCATTTTTTGGAGAAGAAATACCATTCATTGGAGTAGAGAAGGATAGCCAGGATATCAATCACACAGAGGTGCATGATACTCACCCAAGTCAGAAAGAGACACGGATCACAGTCTGTGATAGTGCTAATGTGTTATCAGGTGAAATGCTAGCAAAAATAGTTTCAAAGGGAACAGAATCTGTCAGTCGATGCCCAACTGTGGATGAGGTGCTGTATGGTTACATCCCCATTCCTGACATCTGCAGTGCCTCCCTGGCCATCTGCGATGCCGATGGGGTCAGCAAACCCCTCAGCACTGGGCAAGGTTACAGCAGATGCCCAACTCCGACAGAAGACGAGCTACCTTTCGTTCCAGGATTTTCTTATGACCATCACTCACCAAACACTGTTTTGTTGCCCAATGCGAAAGACACCAACAGTCCCAACCTCGATAGTAGTCTTGCGCTCATTGAAAATGAAAAGGATCATCATGAACCAAGTCTTAGTCTCTATAAAGCTAGGGCTGCTACTGGGTTGCACAAGCTGCATAAATCCAGCAACAATAACAAACCAAATAATCTGGAAGCCATTGATAATCAGTTCTCTCAAGTATTGGCTGATCCTCGCAAGAACCCAATCGCCACTAGCACACCTCTCAACACTCCCTCATCTTCTTTAAAGGAAAGAAGCGATTACGATCCATATTCAAATATGCGACTTGCCGCTGTTGAACCAGACCTGCATGCTCATTCAAGTCGCCATTCGCTGCATAGTTTCTCTTACTCGTTTCCCAACACCCACTGTTCCGTAACAGAGAAAGCTGCTTTCTCTGTGCCATCAATCCACCCGGAAGTCCTGTCCAATGAAACAACATTAATTGGGAACTTTAGTGAAATCGCTTTAGAAAGAGAGACTTTCTTGCGTCCTGCCTTAAGTGAGCTCATCCTACAGTCCACCCGTCTGAGTATTCCATCTGGCAGTGGACCTAAAGCAGCTTCTCAGAACTTTTCAGTGCACAGTTTTACTCAGCCCCAGCCAAACAGCCAGCAACCTGCCATGATTGTGAATCTCTCCAAGAGTGAGGACAGCAGAGGACAGTACAACTGGGAAGAAGGACAAACAGATATTGACCCTATGTCTTCAGATGACCTAAAAAGCAAACAAACCGATACCCCTGTCCGCTCAAACACTAATGCTCAGCCTTATAACACACAGTATGCCACAGAGATGAGACAGATTGCAGTTTTGCAAGATTATGAGGATGTTATGGCTGATGAGGATGTTATGGCTGAAAATGAGGCGCCTTCTGTAGATAAAGACAACATTGAATCCAGTTTAAAGACCAATTGGATATCAGATGACAAACATTTAAGAAGTAAATTCCGGTTGAATAAAACAAGACTTGACTTCATCAACTCTTTACGCCAGTCTCAGGAATGGGAGCAAAGGGAATTTTATGGGGTGTTGGACTTCAGCAAGCAAGGCACTTCCTCGTCGGTCACCTTCCAGTCTGAAGTATCAGACAAAATACTTTCCCATATGGAAGAGAACCAACATGAGTGGTTAAAGTATTGTAGGGCTAAGAGGAGTGGCAGCCAGATGGATATGACCAAGGAAGAAGACTCCTCAGTGGCAAAGCCACGCTTAGTTACTGTTTTTGATCGCAAAGGAAACAGAATCACCTATGAAAACTATCCCGTTTTGAAACCTACAGCAAGCATGCACACACGGACAGTTCCTGACTCGAACAGACAGGGCTTGAGCAGTTTTCTGGAGTTCTCCAAGAGGTGGGATGATGCACATAACGCTGATGAATCTGATCTTACTCAGTCATCTATGGATCTGGAGACCCTCATCTTCTCAGAGAGAATGAACCAGATGCTAAAACGtaagagtagtagcagcagcaggtaCAACCGATCGAGACACCGCAGGTCAAACGTAGAAGAAAGAGCTTCCACCAGTAGCCCGGCTGTGACAGTGCACTTTTCCAGTCTACAGGAGGATCAGGAAAGCTCCGAGGAGCACTGGGAGGCGATACCGTCACTTGCAGGACAAAAGATCAGAGTGGAGATGCCTGAAAGGATGGCTATGCCTGAAGAGACAGATGGAGAACCTCAGCATCTTAAGAAACTTTCCTGTACAAAGGGCAGTGAGATGACGCATGTAAAAGTTTCAGATCTGGTTGTGGATAGTTTCAAGGCGTACCATGCTATGATGACTGAGGTCTGCGCAGGCAAAAAATACCCATCCAGAACTGAGAGACTCAAGAGGGaagaagcaaagagaaacagtTCGCCAAAGTCTCGAGCTCCAAGCAAAGACTTCTGTGGGCAGATGAAGGAGGACATGTATGACAGCCTGCATGATAATCTGAACTCTGTTGTGAGACAGTCATGTAAGAACAAGTTCAGGTTCTACATACTGGTGACATCATCTGACCCATTCTTCAGAGAGACGAAG GAGCTGTTAGAAGCAGAGGGCCACATTGCAGTAGAACAGTCTCAATTCTGCCTTGGAAAGGATAGTCCATCGTGCCCTCTACACATCATCTTAAGGAATGAAGATATTGCTGAACACATTTGTGAG GTCCCTCACTTGCTTGAGTTGAAGAAGGCTCAGAATGTGTTGTTTGCTGGTATTGACCGTCCTGATGACATCGTGAACCTGACCCACCAAGAACTCTTCGGCAAAGGCGGTTTTGTGGTGTTTGAGGGAGCAGCTCTGCACACACTCAGTCTCA gcaACATGAAGAAAATGTCTGGTTTTCTGGAGGGACTGAGTAAAAAAGGGAAGTGGAAATGGCTGTTGCACTACAGAGACAGCCGGAAGCTTAAAGAGAACGCACG GTCTAGTGCGGAAGCACAAGGCAAAAAAATCTTCATGGATGTCTGCCAGGAGGCTGGAATGGTGGAGGTCTTACCCTACCATGAATGTGATGTCATTTCAAGGGAACGACCCAACTACCTCCACTGTCTAGTTCGCCTGCAGGTCCAGAATGTATCTGCTCGTTTACCTGTATTTATAACTG